In a genomic window of Campylobacter showae CSUNSWCD:
- the hemH gene encoding ferrochelatase, whose protein sequence is MRLILLLNMGGPNDLSEVEVFLKNMFNDPYILGIKSPLLRKFVAFMITKSRLKTAQNNYRQIGSKSPICELTARLCGKISHFLEDDETATFAMNYTPPFAKDVLAEFTEASEVVVFPLYPHHSFTTVTSSISDFEKARAELNLKAKVKIVEPFFEDERYNEVVADDIEKAASNLNSGEITLVFSAHSLPQKMVDAGDIYEEHVKRHVQILTEILEKRGVKFKQTMLAYQSRLGPVKWLEPSLNQVLAELKDKKALIYPISFCIDNSETVFELSNEFRHIASELNFDFYDVVGCPNDSEKFAKFIADKAKE, encoded by the coding sequence ATGAGGCTAATTTTACTACTAAATATGGGCGGACCAAACGACCTTAGCGAGGTTGAGGTGTTTTTAAAAAATATGTTTAACGATCCGTATATCTTGGGGATAAAAAGCCCGCTTTTGCGCAAATTCGTAGCGTTTATGATAACCAAATCTCGCCTAAAAACCGCGCAAAATAACTACCGCCAAATCGGCAGCAAATCGCCTATCTGCGAGCTTACGGCTAGGCTTTGCGGTAAAATTTCGCATTTTTTAGAGGACGACGAGACGGCGACATTTGCGATGAACTATACGCCGCCTTTTGCAAAGGACGTTTTGGCTGAGTTTACGGAGGCTTCGGAGGTCGTCGTTTTCCCTCTCTATCCGCACCATTCGTTTACGACCGTAACGTCTAGTATAAGCGACTTTGAAAAGGCGCGAGCCGAGCTAAATTTAAAGGCGAAAGTAAAAATCGTCGAGCCGTTTTTTGAGGATGAGAGATATAACGAGGTTGTCGCGGATGACATCGAAAAAGCTGCAAGTAATCTAAACTCGGGCGAGATAACGCTGGTATTTTCGGCTCACTCTTTGCCGCAAAAGATGGTCGATGCGGGCGATATATATGAGGAGCACGTCAAGCGTCATGTTCAAATTTTAACCGAAATTTTGGAGAAGCGAGGGGTTAAATTTAAGCAAACGATGCTGGCATATCAATCAAGACTCGGTCCCGTAAAATGGCTCGAACCCTCGCTAAATCAGGTCTTAGCCGAGCTAAAAGATAAAAAAGCGCTCATCTATCCGATCTCGTTTTGTATCGACAACTCTGAAACCGTTTTTGAGCTTTCAAATGAATTTCGTCATATCGCCAGTGAGTTAAATTTTGATTTTTATGACGTCGTGGGCTGTCCAAACGATAGTGAAAAATTTGCTAAATTTATAGCAGACAAAGCTAAGGAATAA
- the hpf gene encoding ribosome hibernation-promoting factor, HPF/YfiA family → MNLSIVGKQFDLTDSIKQHIENAFDALNKYGLDIISGRCVVSADEKNGKKGFSVEFALNLAKKDTIVIRHKDKDLYAAVDLALERASKVLRREHDKNTTVKNKDDGKAVRASIADEHTSDSEVDEIIPMELELYKPLEIEEAMQKLKDSDAQFYVFNDMDAKMRVIYKRSDGKFGLY, encoded by the coding sequence ATGAATCTAAGCATCGTAGGTAAACAATTTGACCTAACAGACTCAATCAAACAACACATAGAAAACGCATTTGATGCGCTTAACAAATACGGACTGGATATTATTTCGGGTCGTTGCGTAGTTTCTGCGGACGAAAAAAACGGCAAAAAAGGCTTTAGCGTAGAATTTGCGCTAAATTTGGCAAAAAAAGATACGATCGTAATCCGCCACAAAGATAAAGATCTATACGCTGCAGTCGATCTTGCGCTTGAGCGCGCATCAAAAGTACTTCGTCGCGAGCACGACAAAAACACCACCGTCAAAAACAAAGACGATGGCAAAGCTGTTAGAGCTTCGATCGCAGACGAGCATACGAGTGACAGCGAAGTAGATGAGATAATCCCTATGGAGCTTGAGCTGTATAAACCCCTAGAGATCGAGGAAGCTATGCAAAAGCTAAAAGATAGCGATGCGCAGTTTTACGTATTTAACGATATGGACGCCAAAATGCGCGTGATCTACAAGCGCTCTGACGGCAAATTCGGACTTTATTAA
- a CDS encoding prepilin-type N-terminal cleavage/methylation domain-containing protein has protein sequence MKNTRKGFTLIELTVVLVITGLLAYAGIQATLNIYKNYLQSRAINTLETQTELVLEQISKRLSIRVRGSTIGKKPDGTIIPTSAVGLDATYTILEWVSYSYESFQDGGWSGMADLDSPLTSTRNAADNSGTIATPGSRLVTPVSNEQSTANQNISDLTITSNNLAAGRASIANQNIGIMFKGVNINPLRSFGYNKTQAQSVGVVTNLTTNNNAIAFRNYRSNFISEQYYLLHTAYAVAPGATNPNGDFDLLLYYNFRPWIGEEYDDANTPSSLLATNVTRFNFTEANGVMALKLCIRDAGRSLSQAEAETTVCKTKAIY, from the coding sequence ATGAAAAATACAAGAAAAGGATTTACTCTAATAGAACTTACAGTGGTACTAGTAATTACTGGATTACTAGCTTATGCAGGCATTCAAGCTACACTAAATATCTACAAAAACTATTTGCAAAGTAGAGCTATAAATACGCTCGAAACGCAAACTGAGCTAGTTTTAGAGCAAATTTCAAAAAGGCTTTCTATACGAGTCAGAGGCTCTACAATAGGCAAAAAACCCGACGGAACTATTATCCCGACATCAGCTGTGGGACTAGATGCTACATATACTATCTTAGAATGGGTTAGCTATAGCTACGAAAGCTTTCAGGATGGAGGCTGGAGCGGCATGGCCGACCTAGACAGTCCACTTACATCTACTAGAAATGCCGCAGATAATAGTGGCACAATAGCAACTCCAGGAAGTAGGCTGGTTACGCCAGTGTCAAATGAACAAAGTACTGCAAATCAAAATATAAGCGACCTAACAATCACCTCTAACAATCTAGCAGCTGGAAGGGCAAGCATAGCAAATCAAAATATAGGCATAATGTTTAAAGGAGTAAACATAAACCCTCTTAGATCTTTCGGATATAACAAAACCCAAGCTCAATCAGTAGGCGTAGTTACAAATTTAACCACCAACAACAATGCAATAGCTTTTAGAAATTACCGCTCGAATTTTATATCTGAACAATATTATCTACTACATACTGCATATGCCGTTGCACCGGGCGCTACAAATCCAAACGGAGACTTTGATTTGTTGCTTTACTACAACTTTAGACCATGGATCGGTGAAGAGTATGATGACGCCAATACTCCATCAAGCTTGCTAGCTACAAACGTCACTAGATTTAACTTTACCGAAGCAAACGGAGTTATGGCGTTAAAATTATGCATAAGAGATGCCGGTAGGTCTCTTAGCCAAGCCGAAGCAGAAACTACGGTATGCAAAACAAAGGCAATCTACTAA
- a CDS encoding type II secretion system protein codes for MKKGFSLLELIVAIVIIGLTMAALPKIFSTVSDNNKMAVIQETVMDSKTRLAIISTASWSCTGDANYERLSTPIFGGLNNFYTTNNIPQEGRRIFSTIARTGVACATWENSTRDLASFNNITTQIRSTAGYDRDSIITANLVSSIGLSEDMSGANNPDIRRIGVTATTQNTAGQGASHTITLRAYSANIGTSPDIYTRSW; via the coding sequence ATGAAAAAAGGCTTTTCTTTACTAGAGCTCATAGTAGCCATCGTCATTATAGGCTTGACGATGGCTGCCTTGCCGAAAATATTTTCTACAGTATCAGATAACAACAAAATGGCTGTAATACAAGAGACGGTTATGGACTCCAAAACAAGACTCGCCATCATATCTACGGCATCATGGAGTTGCACTGGAGACGCTAACTATGAGCGACTTTCGACTCCTATATTTGGAGGTTTAAATAATTTTTATACCACAAACAATATACCGCAAGAAGGCAGAAGAATATTTTCCACTATCGCAAGAACAGGAGTAGCATGCGCAACATGGGAAAATAGTACTAGAGATTTAGCATCGTTTAACAATATAACAACACAGATAAGGAGTACTGCCGGATACGATAGAGATAGTATAATAACAGCAAATTTGGTTAGTAGCATTGGCTTATCCGAGGATATGTCTGGAGCAAACAATCCCGACATAAGGCGAATTGGCGTAACGGCAACTACTCAAAATACTGCGGGTCAGGGAGCCAGTCACACCATAACCCTTAGAGCATATTCGGCGAATATCGGTACAAGTCCTGATATCTATACTAGGTCATGGTAA